In one Oryza glaberrima chromosome 2, OglaRS2, whole genome shotgun sequence genomic region, the following are encoded:
- the LOC127761305 gene encoding peroxidase P7-like, translating to MASRRSSWHCCLLAFFLLSSAACGQLSTTFYAASCPTLQLVVRATVLSALLAERRMGASLVRLFFHDCFVQGCDASILLDDVPATSFVGEKTAFPNVNSVRGYDVIDQIKRSVELLCPGVVSCADIVALAARDSTALLGGPSWEVPLGRRDSTTASLSAANSDLPAPSSDLATLVARFGSKGLSPRDMTALSGAHTIGFSQCANFRDRIYNDTNIDPAFAALRRGGCPAAPGSGDTSLAPLDALTQNVFDNAYYRNLLAQRGLLHSDQVLFNGGSQDALVQQYSSNPALFAADFAAAMIKMGNIKPLTGAAGQIRRSCRAVNSS from the exons ATGGCATCGAGGAGGAGTAGCTGGCATTGCTGCTTGctggccttcttcctcctctcgtccGCCGCGTGCGGGCAGCTGTCGACGACGTTCTACGCGGCGAGCTGCCCGACGCTCCAGCTCGTCGTGCGCGCCACCGTGCTCAGCGCGCTCCTCGCCGAGCGGCGGATGGGCGCGTCCCTCGTCAGGctcttcttccacgactgcttcgtccaGGGCTGCGACGCGTccatcctcctcgacgacgtgccggcgacgagcttcgtCGGCGAGAAGACGGCGTTCCCCAACGTCAACTCCGTCCGCGGCTACGACGTCATCGACCAGATCAAGCGCAGCGTCGAGCTCCTCTGCCCCGgcgtcgtctcctgcgccgacatcgtcgccctcgccgcccgcgaCAGCACCGCCCTG CTCGGCGGGCCGAGCTGGGAGGTGCCGCTGGGGCGGCGGgactcgacgacggcgagcctcAGCGCGGCGAACAGCGACctgccggcgccgtcgagcgACCTCGCCACGCTCGTCGCGCGGTTCGGCAGCAAGGGCCTGAGCCCGCGCGACATGACGGCGCTCTCCGGCGCGCACACCATCGGCTTCTCGCAGTGCGCCAACTTCCGCGACCGCATCTACAACGACACCAACATCGACCCGGCGttcgccgcgctccgccgcggcggctgccccgCCGCGCCGGGCTCCGGCGACACCAGCCTGGCGCCGCTCGACGCGCTGACGCAGAACGTGTTCGACAACGCCTACTACCGCAACCTGCTCGCCCAGCGCGGCCTGCTCCACTCCGACCAGGTGCTCTTCAATGGCGGCTCGCAGGACGCGCTGGTGCAGCAGTACAGCTCCAACCCGGCGCTCTTCGCCGccgacttcgccgccgccatgataAAGATGGGGAACATCAAGCCGCTCACCGGAGCCGCCGGCCAGATCAGGCGCAGCTGCAGGGCCGTCAACAGCAGCTGA